The Caenorhabditis elegans chromosome II genome has a segment encoding these proteins:
- the ZK1067.3 gene encoding uncharacterized protein (Confirmed by transcript evidence) has translation MVFPRRRSIISQEERINRLKESRQKYNRLAKKSTKPPTVPIAPRASIAPKQSVAPMVSMAPQQSIAQNSSTALRNPVSQVEPEDDFKIDQNSLDMIKSGRIVIPVNRPSIAAPRHTFGARESLIGKPMSRFRASIASREPRVSLMPLGINVFEANSSQRNEVSEFLNNITSGATPGKPSSTNNSLNTTGNRQRKIRFFEVESAIQEARESAEADGIAACSSSDVRHSPISDLSFKPTSILSTKKADRKKINLANCPSKTPRTVLNFDETDSMNDSLNQEMEEKEKENHIQVISFQTVLSTLCDLKPGLSKYHIALIEKSIENWKNISAVKSPEKNSHGPIPITPLGSILEAMNIAEEDSDVQEYVPEKKKKRRSSMMKAGAVRRRSTLRRSARGLFKQD, from the exons ATGGTTTTTCCCCGTCGTCGCTCAATAATTTCACAAGAAGAACGGATTAATAGGTTGAAGGAATCAAGACAGAAGTATAATCGGTTAGCAAAAAAGTCTACGAAGCCACCAACGGTTCCCATAGCTCCAAGAGCATCGATTGCTCCAAAACAGTCGGTAGCTCCGATGGTTTCCATGGCCCCTCAACAATCTATTGCTCAAAACAGTTCCACAGCTTTGAGGAACCCAGTCAGTCAAGTTGAACCTGAGGACGACTTCAAAATCGATCAAAATTCGCTAGATATGATTAAAAGTGGACGAATCGTCATTCCAGTGAATCGTCCATCGATAGCTGCGCCACGTCATACATTCGGAGCCAGAGAGTCATTGATTGGAAAGCCTATGAGCAGATTT agAGCCTCGATCGCTTCCCGGGAGCCACGTGTAAGCTTGATGCCACTTGGTATTAATGTCTTCGAAGCAAATTCATCTCAAAGGAATGAG gtCTCAGAATTTCTGAACAATATCACCTCTGGAGCAACTCCAGGCAAACCATCCTCTACCAACAACTCGCTCAATACCACGGGCAATCGTCagcgaaaaattcgatttttcgaagttGAATCCGCAATTCAGGAGGCGCGAGAGTCAGCTGAAGCTGATGGAATAGCTGCTTGTTCTTCTTCAGATGTTAGGCACAGTCCTATTTCGGATCTCAGTTTCAAGCCAACATCAATTTTATCGACGAAGAAGGCTGATAGAAAA AAGATCAATCTTGCCAATTGTCCATCGAAAACTCCTAGAACTGTTCTAAACTTTGATGAGACTGATAGCATGAACGATTCGTTGAATcaagaaatggaagaaaaagaaaaggaaaatcaCATTCAAGTGATCAGTTTTCAAAC AGTTCTATCGACACTTTGCGATCTAAAACCAGGTCTCTCCAAATATCATATTGCACTTATTGAAAAGTCAATCGAGAACTGGAAGAATATCTCCGCAGTGAAATCGCCAGAGAAAAACTCCCATGGTCCAATTCCGATTACTCCTCTCGGTTCGATCTTGGAAGCTATGAATATTGCCGAAGAAGATTCCGATGTGCAGGAATATGTtccagagaaaaagaaaaaacgacgAAGCTCAATGATGAAAGCTGGTGCTGTAAGG cgtcGCTCAACCCTTCGTCGCTCAGCTCGAGGACTATTCAAACAGGACTAA
- the abu-14 gene encoding Activated in Blocked Unfolded protein response (Product from WormBase gene class abu;~Partially confirmed by transcript evidence): MAARRAASILLIAVLALSSTFVFADEETVKNETGLALSRAKRQCCSSNSNSCCGNNNNVQCIPVCLQQCQSSCQTSQCIQQCQPACNQQCGGNNQVILLPQTNNCNQCQQQCISSCATPICAQSCNNQCSSSCGNSAPQIVVLQPQQNQCGSCQSSCQQTCPTCNCQSACAPACGGNNNNQQIIVVQQDNSCSSNCNNQCSSSCSTPICIQSCQSSCQQACQPTCQPQCMPSCSSSCTSNQAPIVIVAQQGDSCSNSCSNQCQSACPTPICVQQCNSQCQSQCSNSCSGNSCNQQQVIVLQQQDNCQNQCQSSCMNTCQSSATVLQCQPICQQTCQNTCQQAAQIVVPCQSSSSGCGCSSGYSQCGGSCCRRR; this comes from the exons atggCAGCCCGCAGAGCAGCTTCGATTCTTCTTATCGCCGTTCTGGCCCTCTCCAGTACCTTCGTCTTCGCTGACGAAGAGACTGTCAAg AACGAGACCGGATTGGCGTTGTCGCGTGCCAAGAGACAGTGCTGTTCATCCAACTCCAACTCATGCTGCGGAAACAACAACAACGTGCAATGCATCCCAGTTTGTCTGCAACAGTGCCAGAGCTCATGCCAAACATCCCAATGCATCCAACAATGTCAGCCAGCTTGTAACCAACAGTGCGGAGGAAACAACCAAGTCATCCTTCTTCCACAAACCAACAACTGCAACCAATGCCAACAACAATGCATCAGCTCCTGTGCCACCCCAATCTGTGCTCAATCCTGCAACAACCAATGCTCCAGCTCTTGCGGAAACTCTGCTCCACAAATTGTCGTTCTCCAACCACAACAGAACCAATGTGGATCATGCCAGTCTTCCTGCCAACAGACTTGCCCAACATGCAACTGCCAATCTGCTTGTGCTCCAGCCTGTGGAGGAAACAACAACAATCAGCAAATCATCGTTGTTCAACAGGACAACTCATGCTCATCCAACTGTAACAACCAGTGCTCCAGCTCCTGCAGCACCCCAATCTGCATTCAGTCCTGCCAATCCTCCTGCCAACAGGCCTGCCAGCCAACCTGCCAGCCACAATGCATGCCATCCTGCTCGTCTAGCTGCACATCCAACCAGGCTCCAATCGTCATCGTCGCTCAACAAGGAGACTCATGCTCCAACTCGTGCTCCAACCAGTGCCAGTCTGCCTGCCCAACTCCAATCTGTGTCCAACAGTGCAACTCTCAATGTCAATCCCAGTGCTCGAACTCTTGCTCCGGAAACAGCTGCAACCAACAACAG GTCATTGTCCTCCAACAACAAGACAACTGCCAGAATCAATGTCAATCTTCCTGCATGAACACTTGCCAATCATCGGCTACCGTTCTTCAATGCCAGCCAATTTGCCAACAAACCTGCCAGAATACCTGTCAACAAGCCGCTCAAATCGTTGTTCCATGCCAATCGAGCTCTTCTGGATGTGGATGCTCATCTGGATATTCTCAATGCGGTGGATCATGCTGCCGTCGTCGTTAA
- the gst-13 gene encoding glutathione transferase (Confirmed by transcript evidence) — protein sequence MVHYKLTYFLSRGLGDVSRQLFHLADVDFEDERLEKPHFLEKKETYPFKQVPVLSVDGFQIPQSMAIARYLAKKFGFAGKTAEESAMVDAFVDQFKDFYSEIRDYYYTMLGLGLTDLDGDEQKDKVLIPARDKFLPLLTRYLEKSKSGFLVDGGLTFADLIILDNMTSLLNWWPEYANDYPVILAWRDKVMNYPRLKEYIEKRPVTMY from the exons ATGGTTCACTATAAGCTTACATATTTCTTGTCTCGTGGACTTGGAGACGTTTCTCGTCAGCTGTTCCATTTGGCAGACGTAGATTTCGAAGACGAGAGGCTTGAAAAGCCTCACTTTTTGGAGAAGAAAGAGACATATCCATTCAAACAAGTCCCAGTGCTCTCTGTTGATGGATTTCAAATTCCCCAATCTATGGCAATTGCTAGGTACTTGGCAAAGAAGTTTG gaTTCGCAGGAAAAACAGCTGAAGAGTCAGCAATGGTGGATGCATTTGTCGACCAATTCAAAGACTTTTACTCCGAAATTCGTGACTATTACTACACCATGTTAGGTCTTGGATTGACTGATCTGGACGGTGATGAACAGAAGGATAAGGTCCTGATTCCGGCAAGAGACAAATTTCTGCCACTTCTTACCAGATATCTTGAGAAGAGCAAGTCAGGATTTTTAGTGGACGGAGGCCTTACTTTTGCTGATTTGATTATTCTTGATAACATGACGTCGCTTCTCAATTGGTGGCCAGAATATGCAAATGATTATCCAGTG ATTCTTGCTTGGAGGGATAAGGTGATGAACTATCCGAGATTGAAAGAATACATTGAGAAGAGACCAGTCACTATGTACTAA